A window from Choristoneura fumiferana chromosome 22, NRCan_CFum_1, whole genome shotgun sequence encodes these proteins:
- the LOC141440324 gene encoding receptor expression-enhancing protein 5-like isoform X3: protein MSAKLIEYRDTLERQLNDKSKPWTRYFEKLEEKTGVSRLYIFLGLVGFTGLYLVFGFGAELICNSIGFVYPAYMSMKALESPQKDDDTKWLTYWVVYACFSVVEYFSDFIVGWFPLYWLMKCIFVIWCYIPTEYNGSLIIYHRIIRPYYMKHHAQIDAAASAGKTD from the exons ATGAGTGCCAAATTGATTGAGTACAGGGACACCCTAGAACGCCAACTGAACGACAAAAGCAAACCATGGACCAGATATTTTGAGAAACTGGAAGAAAAGACCGGCGTAAGCAGGCTGTACATTTTTCTAG GTTTGGTTGGATTCACCGGTTTATATTTAGTGTTTGGATTCGGCGCTGAGTTGATATGCAACTCTATTGGTTTCGTGTACCCGGCTTACATGTCAATGAAGGCATTGGAGTCACCCCAAAAGGATGATGACACGAAGTGGCTGACATATTGGGTGGTGTACGCCTGCTTCTCTGTGGTAGAGTACTTTTCCGACTTCATTGTCGGTTGGTTCCCGCTCTACTGGCTGATGAAG TGCATCTTCGTGATATGGTGCTACATCCCGACCGAATACAATGGCTCGCTCATCATCTACCATCGTATCATCCGTCCGTACTACATGAAGCATCACGCCCAGATTGACGCAGCGGCAAgcgcag GTAAAACGGATTAA
- the LOC141440324 gene encoding receptor expression-enhancing protein 5-like isoform X2 → MSAKLIEYRDTLERQLNDKSKPWTRYFEKLEEKTGVSRLYIFLGLVGFTGLYLVFGFGAELICNSIGFVYPAYMSMKALESPQKDDDTKWLTYWVVYACFSVVEYFSDFIVGWFPLYWLMKCIFVIWCYIPTEYNGSLIIYHRIIRPYYMKHHAQIDAAASAVVDAVRKNN, encoded by the exons ATGAGTGCCAAATTGATTGAGTACAGGGACACCCTAGAACGCCAACTGAACGACAAAAGCAAACCATGGACCAGATATTTTGAGAAACTGGAAGAAAAGACCGGCGTAAGCAGGCTGTACATTTTTCTAG GTTTGGTTGGATTCACCGGTTTATATTTAGTGTTTGGATTCGGCGCTGAGTTGATATGCAACTCTATTGGTTTCGTGTACCCGGCTTACATGTCAATGAAGGCATTGGAGTCACCCCAAAAGGATGATGACACGAAGTGGCTGACATATTGGGTGGTGTACGCCTGCTTCTCTGTGGTAGAGTACTTTTCCGACTTCATTGTCGGTTGGTTCCCGCTCTACTGGCTGATGAAG TGCATCTTCGTGATATGGTGCTACATCCCGACCGAATACAATGGCTCGCTCATCATCTACCATCGTATCATCCGTCCGTACTACATGAAGCATCACGCCCAGATTGACGCAGCGGCAAgcgcag TTGTGGATGCAGTCCGGAAAAACAACTAA
- the LOC141440324 gene encoding receptor expression-enhancing protein 5-like isoform X1 produces the protein MSAKLIEYRDTLERQLNDKSKPWTRYFEKLEEKTGVSRLYIFLGLVGFTGLYLVFGFGAELICNSIGFVYPAYMSMKALESPQKDDDTKWLTYWVVYACFSVVEYFSDFIVGWFPLYWLMKCIFVIWCYIPTEYNGSLIIYHRIIRPYYMKHHAQIDAAASADLDKLMKGINKSIDKTLKAATKKLDDLHRD, from the exons ATGAGTGCCAAATTGATTGAGTACAGGGACACCCTAGAACGCCAACTGAACGACAAAAGCAAACCATGGACCAGATATTTTGAGAAACTGGAAGAAAAGACCGGCGTAAGCAGGCTGTACATTTTTCTAG GTTTGGTTGGATTCACCGGTTTATATTTAGTGTTTGGATTCGGCGCTGAGTTGATATGCAACTCTATTGGTTTCGTGTACCCGGCTTACATGTCAATGAAGGCATTGGAGTCACCCCAAAAGGATGATGACACGAAGTGGCTGACATATTGGGTGGTGTACGCCTGCTTCTCTGTGGTAGAGTACTTTTCCGACTTCATTGTCGGTTGGTTCCCGCTCTACTGGCTGATGAAG TGCATCTTCGTGATATGGTGCTACATCCCGACCGAATACAATGGCTCGCTCATCATCTACCATCGTATCATCCGTCCGTACTACATGAAGCATCACGCCCAGATTGACGCAGCGGCAAgcgcag ATCTGGATAAGCTTATGAAAGGCATCAATAAATCCATTGACAAAACTTTAAAGGCTGCCACCAAAAAACTTGACGACCTGCATAGAGACTAG
- the mRpS16 gene encoding mitochondrial ribosomal protein S16, giving the protein MPLPPASGTGRYFAKAAKSIRLVRHGCTNRPFFHISVTHRKRTTTQPVIEQLGSFDPMPNAFNEKLVALNLERLKYWLGKGAHVTPPVGELLGLSGFFPIHPRSYMTAWRNRQAEELAQQKEAEKASATAS; this is encoded by the exons atgccGCTGCCTCCAGCTAGCGGAACAGGTAGATATTTCGCTAAAGCTGCAAAATCGATACGTTTAGTCCGACATGGATGCACGAATAGGCCTTTCTTTCATATCTCAGTAACTCAC cgCAAGAGAACCACCACACAGCCTGTCATCGAGCAATTGGGCTCATTTGATCCTATGCCCAATGCTTTCAACGAGAAATTAGTTGCTCTCAATTTGGAAAGATTAAAATATTGGCTCGGCAAAGGAGCTCATGTCACTCCTCCAGTTGGTGAATTATTAG GTCTCTCTGGATTCTTCCCCATCCACCCCCGTTCATACATGACGGCGTGGCGGAACCGCCAGGCTGAGGAGTTAGCTCAACAGAAGGAAGCCGAGAAAGCCAGCGCTACCGCCTCATAG